The following are from one region of the Arachis duranensis cultivar V14167 chromosome 10, aradu.V14167.gnm2.J7QH, whole genome shotgun sequence genome:
- the LOC107470071 gene encoding 60S ribosomal protein L13-1, which translates to MVKHNNVIPNGHFRKHWQNYVKTWFNQPARKTRRRLARQKKAVKIFPRPTAGPLRPVVHGQTLKYNMKVRAGKGFSLEELKAAGIPKKLAPTIGIAVDHRRKNRSLESMQANVQRLKTYKAKLVVFPRRARKVKAGDSTPEELANATQVQGSCLPIVRERPSVELVKVTDEMKAFKAYYKLRLERTNKKHYGARLKKAAEAEKEEKK; encoded by the exons ATGGTGAAGCACAACAATGTTATCCCTAACGGACACTTCCGTAAGCATTGGCAAAACTATGTGAAGACCTGGTTCAATCAACCAGCAAGGAAGACCAGAAGACGGTTAG CTCGCCAGAAGAAAGCTGTGAAGATCTTTCCCAGGCCTACTGCTGGACCTCTCAGACCAGTTGTTCATGGGCAGACTTTGAAATACAACATGAAAGTCAGAGCTGGCAAGGGATTTTCTCTTGAAGAACTGAAG GCTGCAGGTATTCCGAAAAAGCTAGCTCCAACCATAGGCATTGCTGTTGATCACCGTCGTAAGAACCGTTCCTTGGAGAGTATGCAGGCTAATGTTCAGCGGCTGAAAACATACAAGGCCAAATTGGTTGTGTTCCCAAGACGAGCACGCAAGGTTAAG GCTGGTGATTCTACTCCTGAGGAACTTGCAAATGCCACCCAAGTTCAGGGTTCATGCTTGCCAATTGTGAGGGAGAGGCCATCAGTAGAGCTTGTTAAGGTTACAGATGAAATGAAGGCATTTAAGGCTTACTACAAGCTTCGTCTTGAACGCACAAACAAAAAGCATTATGGTGCTAGACTCAAGAAGGCTGCTGAggcagaaaaggaagaaaagaagtaa